Proteins encoded by one window of Sorangium aterium:
- a CDS encoding serine/threonine-protein kinase, whose protein sequence is MDLPMGDGGYALLARLSAGGMAELFLACRRGPAGIAHPVVVKRLRPEARRDPSIVRMFLWEAWISARLQHPNVIRFHDFVVHEGRHHLVIEYVPGCDLAAAARSLFAEGRPFPLEAAIEIGLGVLRALGHAHGLRDDGGKLVGLVHRDVSPQNVLLSLEGEIKLIDFGVAQMTAMSSAEDADPFGSPCSSDDAAPSSGGGTVKGKLGYVAPEQLRGQRVDARADLFAVGVILFELLTARRLFHRKDDGATMGAVLSGEVPAIAPLRPACPALLEEAIRRALARDPEGRFETAAQMEEALAEVLASLRRAPSGGDEPSSSERGLLAGQEIAALVREVASGRDRHRSLLVRGCRRSAGSRGRTGARRTAAGRSGDDRGEVTPTLRGTDARPCAPEEGSERSEARSAVTPHWRDARPLRRVRLLPWLVIAAVTFAAGALAGRAIGAFDGGVAPASGGAPRE, encoded by the coding sequence ATGGACCTGCCCATGGGCGACGGCGGCTATGCGTTGCTCGCGCGCCTGTCGGCGGGCGGCATGGCGGAGCTGTTCCTCGCGTGCCGGCGCGGGCCGGCAGGTATCGCCCACCCCGTCGTCGTGAAGCGCCTTCGGCCCGAGGCGAGGCGCGATCCGTCGATCGTGCGGATGTTCCTCTGGGAGGCCTGGATCAGCGCCCGGCTTCAGCACCCCAACGTGATCCGGTTCCACGACTTCGTCGTTCACGAAGGACGCCATCACCTCGTGATCGAGTACGTCCCGGGCTGCGATCTGGCCGCCGCGGCGCGCTCTCTCTTCGCGGAGGGGCGGCCGTTCCCGCTCGAGGCGGCCATCGAGATCGGCCTGGGCGTGCTGCGGGCGCTCGGGCACGCGCACGGGCTCCGCGACGACGGCGGGAAGCTCGTCGGTCTCGTGCACCGCGACGTGAGCCCGCAGAACGTGCTCCTCTCGCTCGAGGGGGAGATCAAGCTCATCGACTTCGGCGTCGCGCAGATGACGGCGATGAGCAGCGCGGAGGACGCCGACCCCTTCGGCTCCCCGTGCTCGTCCGACGACGCGGCCCCGTCGAGCGGCGGCGGCACGGTGAAGGGCAAGCTCGGCTATGTGGCGCCCGAGCAGCTGCGCGGGCAGAGGGTCGACGCGCGGGCCGATCTCTTCGCGGTCGGCGTGATCCTCTTCGAGCTGCTGACGGCGCGTCGCCTGTTCCACCGCAAGGACGACGGCGCGACGATGGGCGCGGTGCTCTCCGGCGAGGTGCCGGCGATCGCGCCGCTCCGCCCCGCGTGCCCGGCGCTGCTCGAGGAGGCGATCCGGCGCGCGCTCGCGCGCGATCCCGAGGGCCGCTTCGAGACCGCGGCGCAGATGGAAGAGGCGCTCGCCGAGGTGCTCGCCTCGCTGCGCCGAGCGCCGAGCGGCGGCGACGAGCCGAGCTCGAGCGAGCGCGGGCTGCTCGCGGGCCAGGAGATCGCCGCGCTCGTGCGCGAGGTCGCGAGCGGGCGCGATCGGCACCGGTCGCTGCTCGTGCGGGGCTGCCGGAGATCCGCCGGGTCTCGCGGGCGCACGGGCGCGCGGCGGACCGCCGCAGGCCGCTCAGGGGACGATCGCGGCGAGGTGACGCCGACGCTGCGCGGGACGGACGCGCGCCCATGTGCGCCGGAAGAAGGGAGCGAGCGCAGCGAGGCCAGGAGCGCCGTCACGCCGCACTGGAGGGACGCGCGTCCGCTGCGGCGCGTTCGACTCCTTCCCTGGCTCGTGATCGCGGCGGTGACCTTCGCCGCCGGGGCGCTCGCGGGCAGGGCGATCGGCGCGTTCGACGGCGGCGTTGCGCCGGCGAGCGGCGGCGCGCCCCGCGAGTGA
- a CDS encoding sterol desaturase family protein has protein sequence MTVTSTERTARPATCQMFETPLIERFSRIHPITPFVFWLPVYSYLGVRAARHGVGLLTGLGLVLVGLFLWTLAEYVLHRYVFHYVGPRLWQRRMHFVLHGVHHDFPQDADRLVMPLGASIPLGIAFYTLFRVVFGPVPADPLFVGFGLGYLVYDGTHYAIHHFRMSSRWGKWIKRHHMVHHHTGENARWGVSSPLWDWIFGTMGTSQAGKGS, from the coding sequence ATGACCGTCACCTCCACCGAGCGCACCGCGCGTCCAGCGACATGCCAAATGTTCGAGACGCCGCTCATCGAGCGGTTTTCGCGGATCCATCCGATCACGCCGTTCGTCTTCTGGCTGCCGGTCTACAGCTATCTGGGCGTCCGCGCCGCCCGGCATGGTGTCGGCCTCCTGACCGGGCTCGGGCTCGTGCTGGTCGGCCTGTTTCTATGGACGTTGGCCGAGTACGTCCTGCACCGATACGTGTTTCACTACGTCGGGCCGCGCCTGTGGCAGCGCCGGATGCACTTCGTTCTCCACGGGGTGCACCATGATTTTCCGCAAGATGCCGACCGGCTGGTGATGCCGCTCGGCGCGAGCATCCCCCTCGGCATCGCGTTCTACACGCTGTTCCGCGTCGTCTTTGGGCCTGTTCCGGCGGATCCACTGTTCGTCGGCTTCGGCCTCGGATACCTCGTGTACGACGGGACGCACTATGCCATTCATCACTTCCGGATGAGCTCGCGCTGGGGGAAGTGGATCAAGCGCCATCACATGGTCCATCACCACACGGGAGAAAATGCCCGGTGGGGCGTGTCGTCGCCGCTCTGGGACTGGATCTTCGGCACGATGGGCACGTCGCAGGCGGGAAAAGGCAGCTGA
- a CDS encoding GlsB/YeaQ/YmgE family stress response membrane protein, with protein MSVLLWILFGLIVGVIAKLLTPGRDPGGFVVTALLGVAGSLLGGFIGRAIGLYPSYQSSGGFFTSILGAIVILAIYNATIGRRTMRP; from the coding sequence ATGTCCGTGCTGTTGTGGATCCTGTTTGGCCTCATCGTCGGCGTCATCGCCAAGCTGCTGACCCCTGGCCGCGACCCGGGTGGCTTCGTGGTCACAGCGCTGCTGGGCGTGGCCGGCTCCTTGCTCGGCGGCTTCATCGGCCGGGCGATAGGGCTCTATCCGTCGTATCAGTCGAGCGGCGGCTTCTTCACGTCGATCCTGGGCGCCATCGTCATCCTCGCCATCTACAACGCGACGATCGGCCGGCGAACGATGAGGCCCTGA
- a CDS encoding flippase has protein sequence MKDGRRIALNAALMLLKQAIMAVLGVVFVGYLARKVGVAAWGEFQASLAIAGIVTIAAGVGVRGYLAREVAVKPELGPRHLGAALAIRGVTGTVVLGATVAVVLATRSGLGAQLIVLAAASQLATLLYSTMWLSFEAHERFQYILYAELGARLFVIALSAALLALGFGVVAAAAAFLLGNVLELAITSHYLRSRLYRPELTTPSAELWQIAKLSLPIGALGALSSALLQIDRVMLRALCDEKAVGVFSAAWVLSENFRMLPDVLLGAAFAAGMRLYVQDRDAFGRLYGGCMLVAALFGLPVAAGIFLLAPDVIQLVYGGAGDYAPAADVLRILACGVPVTFAFQVVTLPLLAAKREVAMVKLLAVALVVDVALNLLLLPRYRAMGAACATLAVSAGALIASWGISARWAHVVQLGRILAVLAATAAMVTAAYVARVLAGMWASIAVGVAVYAVLLLALRVVSFRELRALLARRVRASPATVA, from the coding sequence ATGAAGGATGGCCGGCGCATCGCGCTGAACGCGGCGCTGATGCTCCTGAAGCAGGCGATCATGGCCGTCCTTGGCGTCGTGTTCGTCGGCTATCTCGCGCGGAAGGTGGGGGTCGCCGCCTGGGGGGAGTTCCAGGCGTCGCTCGCGATCGCGGGGATCGTCACGATCGCCGCCGGCGTCGGGGTGAGGGGATATCTGGCCCGGGAGGTCGCCGTGAAGCCCGAGCTCGGGCCGCGTCACCTCGGCGCAGCGCTCGCCATCCGGGGCGTGACCGGGACGGTGGTGCTCGGCGCGACCGTGGCCGTCGTGCTGGCGACGCGCTCGGGGCTCGGCGCGCAGCTCATCGTGCTCGCCGCGGCTTCCCAGCTCGCGACGCTGCTCTACTCGACCATGTGGCTCTCGTTCGAGGCCCACGAGCGGTTCCAGTACATCCTGTACGCGGAGCTCGGCGCGCGGCTGTTCGTCATCGCGCTCTCCGCCGCCTTGCTCGCGCTCGGCTTCGGCGTCGTCGCCGCGGCCGCGGCGTTCCTGCTCGGCAACGTGCTGGAGCTCGCCATCACCTCGCACTATCTCCGCTCCCGCCTCTACCGGCCCGAGCTCACGACGCCCTCCGCCGAGCTCTGGCAAATCGCGAAGCTCAGCCTGCCGATCGGCGCGCTCGGGGCGCTCTCGAGCGCGCTGCTCCAGATCGACCGCGTCATGCTCCGCGCCCTCTGCGACGAGAAAGCCGTTGGGGTCTTCAGCGCCGCCTGGGTGCTGAGCGAGAACTTCAGGATGCTCCCCGACGTCCTGCTCGGCGCCGCCTTCGCGGCGGGCATGCGCCTCTACGTCCAGGATCGCGACGCGTTCGGGCGCCTCTACGGCGGTTGCATGCTCGTCGCCGCGCTCTTCGGGCTGCCCGTCGCCGCCGGCATCTTCCTGCTCGCGCCGGACGTCATCCAGCTCGTCTACGGAGGGGCGGGCGACTACGCCCCGGCGGCCGACGTCCTCCGGATCCTCGCGTGCGGCGTCCCCGTGACGTTCGCGTTCCAGGTCGTGACGCTGCCGCTGCTCGCGGCGAAGCGCGAGGTCGCGATGGTGAAGCTGCTCGCGGTGGCGCTCGTCGTCGACGTCGCGCTGAACCTGCTCCTGCTGCCTCGCTACCGCGCCATGGGCGCCGCGTGCGCGACGCTGGCCGTGAGCGCCGGCGCGCTGATCGCGTCGTGGGGCATCTCCGCGCGCTGGGCCCACGTCGTGCAGCTCGGCCGCATCCTCGCGGTCCTCGCCGCGACCGCGGCCATGGTCACCGCGGCCTACGTCGCGCGCGTCCTCGCGGGCATGTGGGCGTCGATCGCGGTGGGCGTCGCTGTCTACGCCGTCCTCCTCCTCGCGTTGCGCGTCGTCTCCTTCCGTGAGCTGCGCGCGCTGCTCGCGCGCCGCGTCCGCGCCTCACCGGCCACCGTGGCCTGA